A single genomic interval of Selenobaculum gibii harbors:
- a CDS encoding polyribonucleotide nucleotidyltransferase, translating to MHSFEMQLGGRSLIIETGKMAKQANGAVLIKYGDTAVLVTATASAEPREGVDFFPLTVDYEEKLYAVGKIPGGFIKREGRPSESSILASRLIDRPIRPLFADGFRNDVQIVATVMSVEQDNAPDVIAMIGASCALSISDIPFNGPIAGVRVGYIDKQFILNPTVAQQNESELNLIVAGSHDAVMMVEAGANELSEEIILDAIMFGHEAIRKIVEFQTTIVNTIGKEKRSVQLFEVPEDINKLVREYATEKLAVAIKNSDKLEREENITSVKNETIEHFVEQFPDDLKYIQYILQKIVKETVRQMITINKIRPDGREIEEVRPITCEVGILPRTHGSGLFTRGQTQILTITTLGAIGDEQIIDGLGTEESKRYMHHYNFPAFSVGETRPSRGPGRREIGHGALAERALVPVIPSVAEFPYTLRLVSEVLESNGSSSMGSVCGSTLSLMHAGVPIKRPVSGVAMGLVKDGDNYTILTDIQGMEDALGDMDFKVAGTTEGITAIQMDIKIAGLTKEILATALAQAKRGRAFILDKMLEIMPMPNKELSPYAPRIITMQINPDKIRDVIGPGGKMIKKIIDETGVSIDIEDDGKVFISAVDVSAAERAIDIINGLVKEIEVGETYKGKVNRIMNFGAFVEILPGKEGLIHISQLAKERVAKVEDVVNIGDEIEVKVIEIDRQGRINLSHKVLLPNDEE from the coding sequence ATGCATAGTTTTGAAATGCAATTAGGTGGAAGATCATTAATCATTGAAACAGGAAAAATGGCCAAGCAAGCAAATGGTGCTGTATTAATAAAGTATGGCGATACAGCAGTTTTAGTCACTGCAACAGCTTCGGCTGAGCCTCGCGAAGGTGTTGACTTCTTTCCTTTAACGGTTGATTATGAAGAAAAATTATATGCTGTAGGAAAAATTCCTGGTGGATTTATAAAACGTGAGGGGCGCCCTAGTGAATCTTCTATTTTAGCAAGTCGCTTAATTGATAGACCTATTCGCCCGCTTTTTGCAGATGGATTCCGCAATGATGTACAAATTGTTGCAACAGTAATGTCCGTAGAACAAGATAATGCACCTGATGTAATTGCAATGATTGGTGCTTCGTGTGCTTTATCTATTTCAGATATTCCATTTAATGGACCAATCGCAGGAGTAAGGGTTGGATATATAGACAAACAATTTATATTAAATCCTACAGTAGCTCAACAAAATGAAAGTGAATTAAATTTAATTGTTGCAGGTTCTCATGACGCAGTTATGATGGTTGAAGCGGGTGCAAATGAATTATCAGAAGAAATAATTTTAGATGCTATTATGTTCGGACATGAAGCAATTCGTAAAATAGTTGAGTTTCAAACTACAATTGTTAATACGATTGGTAAAGAAAAAAGATCGGTTCAATTATTTGAAGTTCCTGAAGATATTAATAAATTAGTTCGCGAATATGCTACTGAAAAATTAGCAGTTGCAATAAAAAATTCAGATAAGTTAGAGCGAGAAGAAAATATAACCTCCGTAAAAAATGAAACGATTGAACATTTTGTAGAACAATTTCCTGATGATTTGAAATATATTCAATATATTTTACAAAAAATCGTAAAAGAAACTGTTCGACAAATGATTACTATCAACAAAATTAGACCTGATGGACGTGAAATTGAAGAAGTACGACCAATCACTTGCGAAGTTGGTATATTGCCACGTACTCACGGTTCTGGGTTATTTACCCGAGGGCAAACTCAGATATTAACGATTACTACATTAGGTGCAATTGGCGACGAGCAAATTATTGATGGTCTAGGTACCGAAGAATCTAAAAGATACATGCATCATTATAATTTTCCAGCGTTTAGTGTGGGAGAAACAAGACCATCACGAGGTCCTGGAAGAAGAGAAATTGGCCATGGCGCTTTAGCAGAACGTGCATTAGTTCCGGTTATTCCAAGTGTTGCTGAGTTTCCTTATACTTTACGTTTAGTATCAGAAGTTTTAGAATCTAATGGCTCTAGTTCAATGGGAAGTGTTTGTGGTAGCACCTTATCTTTAATGCACGCAGGCGTTCCAATTAAACGTCCGGTGTCCGGAGTGGCTATGGGATTAGTAAAAGATGGAGATAACTATACTATTCTAACGGATATTCAAGGCATGGAAGATGCTTTAGGGGATATGGATTTTAAAGTTGCAGGAACGACAGAGGGTATAACAGCAATTCAAATGGATATTAAAATTGCTGGATTAACAAAAGAAATTTTAGCAACTGCTTTAGCACAAGCAAAACGAGGAAGGGCTTTTATTCTTGATAAAATGTTAGAAATTATGCCAATGCCAAATAAAGAGCTTTCACCATATGCACCTCGCATTATAACAATGCAAATTAATCCTGATAAAATTAGAGATGTAATTGGACCTGGCGGTAAAATGATAAAGAAAATCATTGATGAAACTGGGGTAAGTATTGACATTGAAGACGATGGTAAAGTATTTATTTCAGCTGTAGATGTTAGTGCCGCAGAAAGAGCAATTGATATAATTAATGGACTTGTAAAGGAAATTGAAGTTGGCGAAACTTATAAAGGGAAAGTAAATCGCATAATGAATTTTGGTGCTTTCGTTGAAATATTACCAGGTAAAGAAGGGCTTATTCATATATCGCAATTAGCAAAAGAAAGAGTCGCAAAAGTTGAAGATGTAGTAAATATTGGTGATGAAATTGAAGTAAAAGTCATTGAAATTGACCGTCAAGGGCGTATTAATTTATCTCACAAAGTGCTACTTCCAAACGATGAAGAATAA
- a CDS encoding DHH family phosphoesterase, which translates to MDITLSQAAEIIKSSDNIIITAHINPDGDAIGSLLALAIYIKDCGKNVTCILDDDIPEKFNFMPNISLIQKPSNIIKSDLLIVLDSSDIERIGKVAQMVQAPILNIDHHISNIKFADYLYLDADAAATGEIIFELLESQKCKFNKDIATCLYTAIATDCGFFRYANTSASTMRIAAKLIEAGVSPNMISEKIEKKSLENMRALIKALESLEFFLDNKVGVLSITEDILNICDNTEGFIDFPRVIDGVEIAILFKCVQDNLCRVSMRSKSVDVSSIAKIFNGGGHKRAAGCSILLPINEAKKLLIDTIAKQMKNGATDV; encoded by the coding sequence ATGGACATTACTTTATCTCAAGCTGCAGAAATTATAAAAAGCAGTGATAATATTATTATCACTGCTCATATTAATCCAGATGGTGATGCAATCGGTTCACTACTTGCTTTAGCCATATATATAAAAGACTGTGGAAAAAATGTCACTTGCATTTTAGATGATGATATTCCTGAAAAATTTAATTTTATGCCAAATATCTCTTTAATTCAGAAACCATCTAATATAATTAAATCTGATTTACTAATTGTATTAGATTCAAGTGATATAGAGCGAATTGGCAAGGTTGCTCAAATGGTACAGGCTCCAATTTTAAATATTGATCATCATATTTCTAATATTAAATTTGCAGATTATTTATATTTAGATGCAGACGCAGCCGCGACAGGCGAAATTATCTTCGAGCTTTTAGAATCACAAAAATGTAAATTTAACAAAGACATTGCAACTTGTTTATATACTGCAATTGCGACAGATTGCGGGTTTTTCCGATATGCAAATACCTCCGCTTCGACAATGAGGATTGCGGCAAAACTCATTGAAGCGGGCGTATCACCAAATATGATTTCCGAAAAAATTGAGAAAAAAAGTTTAGAAAATATGCGTGCATTAATTAAAGCATTAGAAAGTTTGGAATTTTTCCTTGATAATAAAGTCGGAGTATTATCAATTACAGAGGATATTTTAAATATTTGCGATAATACAGAAGGCTTCATTGATTTTCCACGAGTCATTGATGGGGTTGAAATTGCAATTTTATTTAAATGTGTACAAGATAATTTATGCAGGGTAAGTATGCGATCTAAATCAGTTGATGTAAGCTCAATTGCTAAAATTTTCAATGGTGGTGGACACAAACGAGCGGCTGGATGCAGTATACTACTTCCTATTAATGAAGCAAAAAAATTACTAATTGATACAATTGCTAAGCAGATGAAGAATGGAGCAACAGATGTGTAG
- the rpsO gene encoding 30S ribosomal protein S15: protein MLTQEAKQQLIEQYRVHEGDTGSPEVQIAILTARILYLTDHLKEHKKDHHSRRGLLKMVGHRRRLLNYLRTNDIERYRTIIAKLNLRK from the coding sequence ATGTTAACTCAAGAAGCAAAACAACAATTAATCGAACAATATCGCGTACATGAAGGTGATACAGGATCACCAGAAGTACAAATTGCAATTTTAACTGCAAGAATTCTTTACTTAACAGACCATTTAAAAGAGCATAAAAAAGATCATCATTCACGTCGTGGTCTATTGAAAATGGTTGGTCATCGTAGAAGATTATTAAATTATCTACGTACAAATGACATTGAGCGTTATCGTACGATTATTGCAAAATTAAATTTACGTAAATAA
- the infB gene encoding translation initiation factor IF-2 translates to MSKYRIYELAKEFNTSSKIILDILTKNEITVAKNHMSTVGDPEKLILKNHFSVKKSNNIVQPNSAVKKDVKATEPNHSDKQNSHLDHKKNEKSPNFNSKGNNNTLNNKQSSTNNRNKKKNFNKSNQNDKNKKNHNNQVKPNTIEMAKPKIIQLGGSITVKDFSIKTGRDVSEIIKKLMMLGIMATINQEIDLDTATLLAADFDITVEELPPEADPTEIPEIVDDPKTLVLRSPVVTVMGHVDHGKTSLLDVIRKTHVTSREAGGITQHIGAYQVVCQNKKIVFLDTPGHEAFTAMRARGAQVTDIAILVVAADDGVMPQTIEAINHAKSANVPIIVAINKIDRPGANPDHVKQQLAEHALIPEEWGGDTIMVPVSAKQKIGITELLEMVLLVAEVQELKANPNRAAQGIIIEAQLDKGRGPVATVLVQAGTLSIGDSIIAGTAVGKVRAMVNDRGEKVRKAGPSTPVEVLGLADVPEAGDILVSVDEKLARSIAEKRIAKKRSDELAHSQKVSLDDLFQQIQEGNIKDLNILIKADVQGSVEALRQSLLNLNNNKEVRVNVIHAGVGAVNESDVMLSSAANALIIAFNVRPDANAKKIADTENIDIRTYRVIYEAINDVEAAMTGMLAPQYKEVIQGKVEIRQVMNFSKALVAGSYVLEGKVTNSSSIRIIRDGIVVHEGIIESLRRFKDDVKEVAAGYECGITIDKFRDIKEGDIIEAYTMEQIKPNSINN, encoded by the coding sequence ATGTCCAAATATAGAATATATGAATTGGCAAAAGAATTTAATACTTCAAGTAAAATTATATTGGATATTTTAACGAAAAATGAAATTACAGTAGCAAAAAACCACATGAGTACGGTAGGAGATCCAGAAAAATTAATTTTAAAAAATCATTTTTCTGTAAAAAAATCCAATAATATCGTTCAACCTAACTCAGCTGTAAAAAAAGATGTAAAAGCTACGGAGCCCAATCATAGTGATAAGCAAAATAGTCATTTAGACCATAAAAAAAATGAAAAGTCACCAAATTTTAATAGTAAGGGTAATAATAATACATTGAATAATAAACAAAGTTCTACTAACAATCGTAATAAAAAGAAAAATTTTAATAAATCCAATCAAAACGATAAAAATAAAAAAAATCATAATAATCAAGTAAAACCAAATACAATCGAAATGGCAAAACCAAAAATAATTCAATTAGGTGGATCTATTACTGTTAAAGATTTTTCTATAAAAACAGGTAGAGATGTCAGCGAAATTATTAAAAAATTAATGATGCTAGGTATTATGGCAACAATTAATCAAGAAATTGATTTAGATACAGCTACCCTTTTAGCTGCTGACTTTGATATTACTGTAGAAGAATTGCCACCAGAAGCAGATCCAACAGAGATTCCGGAAATTGTTGATGATCCGAAAACTCTAGTATTACGTTCACCAGTTGTAACAGTAATGGGGCATGTCGACCATGGGAAGACTTCTTTATTAGACGTAATTCGTAAAACACATGTTACATCTAGAGAAGCTGGTGGAATTACACAACATATTGGTGCTTACCAAGTTGTTTGCCAAAATAAAAAAATTGTATTTTTAGATACTCCAGGACATGAAGCTTTTACAGCAATGCGTGCACGCGGAGCACAAGTAACGGATATTGCGATTTTAGTAGTTGCTGCAGATGATGGTGTTATGCCTCAAACAATTGAAGCTATTAATCATGCAAAATCTGCTAACGTACCAATTATTGTTGCTATTAATAAAATTGATCGACCAGGGGCAAATCCAGATCATGTAAAACAGCAATTAGCTGAGCATGCACTCATTCCTGAAGAATGGGGTGGTGATACAATCATGGTACCAGTATCGGCAAAACAAAAAATTGGTATAACAGAATTGTTAGAAATGGTACTTTTAGTTGCTGAAGTTCAAGAATTAAAAGCAAATCCTAATCGTGCTGCGCAAGGTATTATTATTGAAGCACAATTAGATAAAGGGCGTGGCCCAGTTGCTACGGTTCTTGTACAAGCTGGAACACTTAGTATTGGAGATTCCATTATTGCAGGAACTGCTGTCGGTAAAGTTAGAGCAATGGTTAATGATCGGGGCGAAAAAGTAAGAAAGGCTGGACCTTCTACACCGGTTGAGGTCTTAGGATTGGCTGATGTTCCAGAAGCTGGTGATATTTTAGTTTCTGTTGATGAAAAATTAGCTAGATCAATTGCTGAAAAGCGAATTGCAAAAAAACGTAGTGATGAACTAGCTCATTCTCAAAAAGTATCCTTAGATGATTTATTCCAACAAATTCAAGAAGGAAATATTAAAGATTTAAATATTTTAATTAAAGCAGATGTTCAAGGCTCTGTGGAAGCATTGCGTCAATCTTTATTAAATTTAAATAATAATAAAGAAGTAAGAGTAAATGTAATTCACGCTGGTGTTGGAGCTGTAAATGAATCTGACGTTATGTTATCATCTGCTGCGAATGCATTAATTATTGCATTTAATGTTCGTCCTGATGCGAATGCAAAAAAAATTGCAGATACAGAAAATATTGATATTCGAACTTATCGTGTAATTTATGAAGCAATTAACGATGTAGAAGCTGCAATGACGGGAATGCTTGCTCCACAATATAAAGAAGTTATTCAGGGAAAAGTTGAAATTCGTCAAGTAATGAATTTTTCTAAAGCATTAGTTGCTGGCTCTTATGTATTAGAAGGAAAGGTTACGAACTCCTCCAGTATCCGAATTATTCGTGATGGTATTGTAGTCCATGAAGGTATCATAGAATCTTTACGTCGTTTTAAAGACGATGTTAAAGAAGTTGCTGCTGGCTATGAATGTGGTATCACAATTGATAAGTTTAGGGATATTAAAGAAGGCGATATCATTGAAGCATATACAATGGAGCAAATCAAACCAAATAGTATAAATAATTAG
- a CDS encoding L7Ae/L30e/S12e/Gadd45 family ribosomal protein — MNDTKLKKISNLLGLAQRSGNLTSGEFSIAKLVKSGKIKLLIVANDVSDETNKQYYNMAQYYNIMLIKLFTKDELGNMIGKGYRAAVAVNDHGFAKAIINLYKSE; from the coding sequence ATGAATGATACTAAGTTGAAAAAAATTTCCAATTTATTAGGATTAGCACAAAGATCTGGAAATCTAACGTCGGGTGAATTTTCTATTGCAAAACTAGTAAAAAGCGGAAAAATAAAACTACTTATCGTTGCAAACGATGTTTCAGATGAAACTAATAAACAATATTATAATATGGCACAATATTATAATATAATGTTAATAAAACTTTTTACAAAAGATGAGTTAGGTAATATGATTGGTAAAGGATATCGTGCGGCGGTAGCAGTGAATGATCATGGATTTGCAAAGGCAATAATTAATTTATATAAGAGTGAGTAA
- the rbfA gene encoding 30S ribosome-binding factor RbfA, translated as MGQLRIEKVQELIKQEVSKIILQELKDPRIGFVTVTQVDVSGDLKYAKIYVSLLGSQEEVKNTWAALQSSLGYLRREIGHRIKLRCTPELSFQIDKSLDHSVHIQELLDKIKKNEAN; from the coding sequence ATGGGACAGCTCCGTATAGAAAAAGTCCAAGAGTTAATTAAACAAGAAGTTAGTAAAATAATTTTACAGGAATTAAAAGATCCAAGAATTGGATTTGTAACTGTCACCCAGGTTGATGTTTCAGGTGATTTAAAATATGCTAAAATTTATGTTAGCTTACTAGGAAGTCAAGAAGAAGTGAAAAATACTTGGGCAGCATTACAAAGTTCGTTAGGTTATTTAAGAAGAGAAATTGGGCACAGAATCAAATTAAGATGTACGCCAGAACTATCTTTTCAGATAGATAAGTCTTTAGATCATAGTGTACATATTCAAGAATTACTTGATAAAATTAAAAAGAATGAGGCCAATTAA
- the nusA gene encoding transcription termination factor NusA → MNAEFMQAFEQLGKEKGIASEVLFDAIEAALISAYKRNFGLAQNVRVSLDRITGEIHVFARKNIAEVIEDERLEIQLSEAKKIDSNYEVGDVIEIEVTPKNFGRIAAQTAKQVVVQRIREAERGIIYEEFSNRESDILTGIVQRIEQKNVFIDLGKAEAILAPSEQIPFEQYKHGDRVKSYIIEVKKTTKGPQILVSRTHPGLLKRLFELEVPEIHDGIVEIKSVAREPGMRSKIAVYSRDEDIDPVGSCVGHKGMRVQTIVDELKGEKIDIVKWNADPVKYIANSLSPAKVLSVEVNEIEKVSKVIVPDYQLSLAIGKEGQNARLAAKLTGWKIDIKSESQAAQEMDEITSEV, encoded by the coding sequence ATGAACGCAGAGTTCATGCAAGCATTTGAACAATTAGGAAAAGAAAAGGGGATTGCATCAGAAGTATTATTTGATGCAATAGAAGCAGCCTTAATTTCTGCTTATAAACGAAACTTTGGGTTAGCACAAAATGTTCGCGTTTCTCTAGATAGAATTACTGGTGAAATTCATGTTTTTGCTCGAAAGAATATTGCAGAAGTAATAGAAGATGAACGTTTGGAAATTCAGTTATCTGAAGCAAAGAAAATTGATAGCAATTACGAAGTAGGGGATGTAATTGAAATTGAGGTTACACCAAAAAACTTTGGACGTATTGCAGCCCAGACAGCTAAACAAGTTGTTGTGCAAAGAATTCGAGAAGCTGAACGTGGAATCATTTATGAAGAGTTTTCAAATAGAGAAAGTGATATTTTAACTGGCATCGTACAGCGAATTGAACAAAAAAATGTCTTTATTGATTTAGGTAAAGCGGAAGCAATTTTAGCACCGTCTGAGCAAATACCTTTTGAGCAATATAAACATGGAGATAGAGTAAAAAGTTACATAATTGAAGTAAAGAAAACAACTAAAGGGCCGCAAATTTTAGTGTCAAGAACACATCCAGGCCTATTAAAGCGTCTTTTTGAGTTAGAGGTTCCTGAAATTCATGATGGAATTGTAGAAATTAAATCCGTAGCACGTGAGCCAGGTATGCGTTCTAAAATTGCTGTATATTCACGTGATGAAGATATTGATCCAGTGGGCTCTTGCGTAGGACATAAAGGTATGCGGGTTCAAACAATCGTTGATGAACTAAAAGGTGAAAAAATTGATATTGTAAAATGGAATGCTGATCCAGTAAAATATATTGCTAATTCACTAAGTCCGGCAAAAGTATTATCCGTTGAAGTCAACGAAATTGAAAAGGTTTCTAAAGTTATTGTTCCAGATTATCAATTGTCCTTAGCGATCGGAAAAGAAGGGCAGAATGCAAGATTGGCAGCAAAATTAACAGGATGGAAAATTGATATAAAAAGCGAATCACAGGCCGCACAAGAAATGGATGAAATAACATCGGAGGTTTAA
- a CDS encoding bifunctional riboflavin kinase/FAD synthetase has protein sequence MQIYTELTNLKHKYKNIVVALGTFDGIHIGHQKIINKAVDLAKSIKGISVVVTFSNHPLEVINLNLCPPQINSNFEKEKILKNIGLDILFNIPFTKSLLSLPPEDFLSLLCEHLDPKYLVAGPNYSFGYKGKGTPQLLKKLGAKFGFNAYIHPEVYYDNIMVSSTRIRNLLIEGNITLANKLLGRPFSFYGTVCQGDQRGRLLGFPTANILDSTEKILPAAGVYVTKTTVNNTTYFSITNIGVNPTFNGNSKHLETHLFDFNGNLYKKTINIEFFKRIRNEKRFANIDCLKKQINDDILFAKNFWV, from the coding sequence ATGCAAATATATACCGAATTAACTAATTTAAAGCATAAGTATAAAAATATTGTAGTTGCGCTGGGAACATTTGATGGAATTCACATTGGACATCAAAAAATTATTAATAAAGCAGTAGACTTAGCAAAATCGATCAAGGGAATCAGCGTAGTAGTTACCTTTAGTAATCATCCATTAGAAGTTATTAATTTAAATCTTTGCCCGCCTCAAATTAATTCAAATTTTGAAAAAGAAAAGATTTTAAAGAATATAGGATTAGACATTCTTTTTAATATTCCCTTTACAAAATCATTGCTTTCATTACCACCAGAAGATTTTTTATCACTTTTGTGCGAGCATTTGGATCCTAAATATTTAGTTGCTGGACCGAACTATTCTTTTGGATATAAAGGCAAAGGCACACCACAGCTATTAAAAAAGCTAGGTGCTAAGTTTGGATTCAATGCCTATATTCATCCCGAAGTTTATTACGATAACATAATGGTCAGTAGCACACGAATTAGAAATTTGCTTATAGAGGGGAACATAACTTTAGCTAATAAATTATTAGGTAGACCTTTTTCATTTTATGGGACAGTTTGTCAAGGCGATCAAAGAGGTCGTTTATTGGGGTTTCCCACTGCTAATATATTGGACTCTACAGAAAAAATTTTACCTGCCGCAGGTGTATATGTAACTAAAACAACTGTCAATAATACTACCTATTTTTCTATAACAAATATTGGAGTCAATCCTACTTTTAATGGCAATAGCAAACATCTAGAAACTCATTTGTTTGATTTTAATGGTAATTTGTACAAAAAAACGATTAATATAGAATTCTTTAAAAGAATTAGAAATGAAAAGCGTTTTGCAAATATAGATTGTTTAAAAAAGCAAATAAATGATGATATTTTGTTTGCTAAAAATTTTTGGGTTTGA
- the rnpM gene encoding RNase P modulator RnpM, translating into MNKKIPQRMCVGCQTMHNKRELLRIVKTPENKFLIDTSGKKAGRGAYICNDKECFSKAYKEKRLEKSFKMQISQDIYDDLQSRIFSNE; encoded by the coding sequence ATGAATAAAAAAATTCCTCAACGCATGTGTGTAGGATGCCAAACTATGCACAATAAACGAGAACTTTTAAGAATAGTAAAAACCCCGGAAAATAAATTTTTGATTGATACATCTGGTAAAAAAGCAGGACGTGGGGCCTATATCTGTAATGATAAAGAATGTTTTAGTAAAGCTTATAAAGAAAAGCGTTTAGAAAAATCATTTAAAATGCAAATTAGTCAGGACATTTATGATGATTTGCAATCAAGGATTTTTTCTAATGAATGA
- the truB gene encoding tRNA pseudouridine(55) synthase TruB, translating to MEQQMCSDGLVNVLKPPGMSSHDVVSFIRRVYQTKKVGHAGTLDPAACGVLPIAIGKATRLIEYMSEADKSYRAELTFGFETDSGDDTGIIVKKVDKYILPSFEVISDTLNSFVGDIIQTPPMHSAIKINGNKLCDLVRKGIKVEVPSRKVEIKKILPIQYRNNKLLFDVSCSKGTYIRSLCMDIGHKLMIPATMSFLTRTRVGDFSLNDSYTLNEIAEQKKSILLDVDYSVKHLPSINLSLKQILDFQEGRSVKIDLINKAQLFRVYNMDKSFIGIARYDNLSGTLTAKKVLVRKSL from the coding sequence ATGGAGCAACAGATGTGTAGTGATGGATTAGTTAATGTTTTAAAGCCACCAGGAATGAGCTCACACGATGTTGTTTCTTTTATTCGTCGCGTATATCAGACAAAAAAAGTAGGACATGCAGGAACTTTAGACCCTGCAGCTTGTGGCGTATTACCTATTGCAATTGGAAAAGCAACTAGATTAATTGAATACATGTCTGAGGCTGATAAAAGTTATCGTGCTGAGTTAACATTTGGTTTTGAAACAGATTCAGGCGATGACACAGGAATAATTGTAAAAAAGGTTGATAAATATATATTACCTTCATTTGAAGTCATTTCAGATACTTTAAACTCTTTTGTTGGTGATATTATACAGACACCACCTATGCATTCTGCAATTAAAATTAATGGTAATAAATTATGTGATTTAGTTCGTAAAGGTATAAAAGTTGAAGTTCCTAGTCGTAAAGTAGAAATAAAAAAAATTTTACCTATACAATATAGGAATAATAAATTATTATTTGATGTAAGTTGTTCTAAAGGTACATATATTAGGAGTTTATGTATGGATATTGGACACAAATTAATGATTCCAGCTACTATGTCTTTTCTAACAAGAACAAGAGTTGGAGACTTTTCATTAAATGATTCATATACACTTAACGAAATTGCTGAACAAAAAAAATCAATACTGCTAGATGTAGACTACAGTGTAAAACATTTACCTAGTATTAATTTATCCCTCAAGCAAATTTTAGATTTTCAAGAAGGCCGTTCAGTTAAAATAGATTTAATAAATAAAGCACAACTATTTCGAGTTTATAATATGGATAAGTCTTTTATTGGGATTGCTAGATATGACAATTTATCTGGAACACTTACTGCAAAAAAAGTGTTAGTTAGAAAATCTCTCTAA
- the rimP gene encoding ribosome maturation factor RimP, whose protein sequence is MANHIENLVEKLVAELLADTEIELVDVEYVKERDWYLRVFIDKIGGIEIEDCQSLSEQLESKLDELDPISESYYLEVSSPGIDRVLKKDRDLERHKGDMIEISTFAPIDGSKSIVGKLTSFTNIDLIINDSKVIPRDKIAKIKLYVEF, encoded by the coding sequence GTGGCAAATCACATAGAAAATTTAGTTGAAAAATTAGTTGCTGAGTTATTAGCAGACACAGAGATAGAATTAGTTGACGTTGAATACGTAAAAGAACGTGATTGGTATTTGAGAGTATTTATCGATAAAATTGGGGGCATTGAAATTGAAGATTGCCAATCCCTTAGTGAACAATTGGAATCTAAACTAGATGAATTAGATCCAATTTCTGAAAGTTATTATCTAGAAGTTTCTTCTCCTGGAATTGATCGAGTATTAAAGAAAGATAGAGACTTAGAACGTCATAAAGGTGATATGATTGAAATCAGTACTTTTGCACCGATTGATGGTAGTAAATCTATCGTAGGGAAACTAACTAGTTTTACAAATATTGATCTAATAATTAATGATAGCAAAGTAATTCCAAGAGATAAAATTGCAAAAATCAAGCTATATGTTGAATTTTAA